The following are from one region of the Syngnathus acus chromosome 10, fSynAcu1.2, whole genome shotgun sequence genome:
- the LOC119128780 gene encoding serine protease 23: MIERGSSQLPALLLLPFLLLSSSLELPHRPLMHPLVPTLVPHRPTPLVRSRFSARPHLALTTHCNSSCFHRAGAPGHQSADNLAFETLYSDGSRTLTTVDVEDASLVDRMPSHRMGRRRVRRQIYGADGRFNIQGDNFLLDYPFSAAVRISTGCTGVLVSRWHVLTAAHCLHDGKDYVKGARKLRVGFLIPPSVNTTVAEPSSGKKPMVRWVRVRRTRVPKGWIQGPQELSMDFDYALLELRWPHRRSFMRLAVAPSPDGLAGRRIHFSGFDSDRPGELVYRFCPVEEESSDLIYQHCDARPGASGSGVYGRVWDNSLERWERKVIGIFSGHQWLEVDGENRDYNVAVRITPLKFAQICYWLHGNRLDCSHD, translated from the coding sequence ATGATTGAGCGTGGCAGCTCCCAATTACCggctcttctcctcctcccgttcctcctcctctcgtcTTCCCTGGAGCTTCCCCACCGTCCACTCATGCATCCCCTGGTCCCCACCTTGGTCCCCCATCGTCCAACTCCTCTGGTGCGGTCCCGCTTCAGCGCCCGCCCTCACCTGGCCTTGACCACCCACTGCAACTCCAGCTGCTTCCATCGTGCAGGGGCACCAGGCCACCAGTCTGCCGACAACCTAGCCTTTGAGACCCTCTACTCGGATGGCTCTCGCACGCTGACCACCGTGGACGTGGAGGACGCCAGTCTGGTGGACCGGATGCCCAGCCACAGGATGGGACGCCGGCGTGTGAGACGCCAGATCTACGGTGCAGACGGCCGCTTCAACATCCAGGGTGACAACTTCCTGCTGGACTACCCGTTCTCGGCGGCTGTACGCATCTCCACGGGCTGCACCGGCGTCCTGGTGTCGCGTTGGCATGTCCTGACCGCCGCCCATTGCCTCCATGACGGCAAGGATTATGTCAAGGGGGCGCGCAAGCTCCGAGTGGGCTTCCTCATCCCACCGTCCGTCAACACGACCGTAGCGGAACCCTCGTCCGGGAAGAAGCCCATGGTGCGCTGGGTGCGGGTGAGGCGCACCCGGGTCCCTAAGGGGTGGATCCAGGGTCCTCAGGAGCTAAGCATGGACTTTGACTACGCCCTTCTGGAGCTGCGCTGGCCCCACCGGCGGTCATTTATGCGGCTCGCCGTGGCACCTTCCCCGGATGGCCTGGCGGGTCGCCGCATCCACTTCTCGGGTTTTGACAGCGACCGACCTGGAGAGCTGGTTTATCGTTTTTGCCCGGTGGAAGAAGAGTCGAGCGACCTGATCTACCAACACTGCGACGCTCGGCCGGGGGCCAGCGGGTCGGGCGTGTACGGCCGCGTGTGGGACAACTCTTTGGAACGCTGGGAGAGGAAAGTCATTGGGATCTTTTCGGGGCACCAGTGGCTGGAGGTGGACGGAGAGAACCGTGACTACAACGTGGCCGTGCGCATCACTCCGCTCAAGTTTGCACAGATTTGCTACTGGCTGCACGGAAATCGTCTGGACTGTTCGCACGACTGA
- the cfl1 gene encoding cofilin-1: MASGVKVTDEVIAVFNDMKVRKAQANEEEKRRRKKAILFCMSKDLKNIVLDDGKEILLGDLGTTVQDPYQYFVNMLPSDDCRYALYDATYETKETKKEDLVFIFWAPDGAPLKSKMIYASSKDAIKRKFEGIKHEWQVNGLEDLKDRHTLAEKLGGGSVVSLEGCPI, translated from the exons ATG GCCTCCGGTGTGAAAGTGACGGACGAAGTGATCGCCGTTTTCAACGACATGAAGGTGCGCAAGGCTCAGGCCAACGAGGAGGAGAaacggaggaggaagaaggccATCCTCTTCTGCATGAGCAAGGATCTGAAGAACATCGTGCTGGATGACGGCAAGGAGATCCTGCTGGGCGACCTGGGCACCACCGTGCAGGACCCCTACCAGTACTTTGTCAATATGCTGCCGTCCGACGACTGCCGCTACGCCCTCTACGACGCCACCTACGAGACCAAAGAGACCAAGAAGGAGGACCTCGTCTTCATATTCTG gGCTCCTGATGGCGCCCCCCTGAAAAGCAAGATGATCTACGCCAGCTCAAAAGATGCCATCAAGAGAAAGTTTGAAG GTATCAAGCATGAGTGGCAGGTGAACGGTTTGGAAGACCTGAAAGACCGGCATACCCTGGCAGAAAAGCTTGGAGGTGGATCAGTAGTCAGCCTGGAAGGCTGCCCCATTTAA
- the atl3 gene encoding atlastin-3 — MGSKPGPVQIVTVCKEDHSFTLDEEALERVLLTPTVRDKNVVVLSVAGAFRKGKSFLLDFMLRYMYRKGDENWLGNDDEPLTGFSWRGGSEPETTGIQIWSEVFPIQKSDGSEVAVVLMDTQGAFDNQSTVKDCATIFALSTMTSSIQIYNLSQNIQEDDLQQLQLFTEYGRLALDEIFLKPFQSLMFLIRDWSFPYEYTYGFKGGNEFLEKRLQVKEAQHEELQTVREHIHSCFTNISCFLLPHPGLRVATSPTFEGQLNAVAPEFKEQLKILIPDLLHPDNLAEKEINGNKVTCRGLLEYFKAYIKIYQGEDLPQPKSMLMATAEANNLAAVASSKDQYYRNMEKMCGGDLPYVSPESLEEKHQFYFKEALFSFSSTKKMGGQEFCDRYQEQLEKELVEMWESFSKHNESKNLFSAFRTPAVLFVLVCLLYVLSGVLLFVGLSTFALVCDCVLGLVMMSMLTWAFIRYSGRYRDVGGAIDQAAGTVLEQATVVLNKSRGQRLSTMKKSS, encoded by the exons ATGGGGAGCAAACCGGGCCCAGTTCAGATAGTGACGGTGTGCAAGGAGGATCACTCCTTTACGCTGGACGAGGAAGCGCTCGAGCGCGTCCTCTTGACCCCGACCGTGCGAGACAAAAATGTGGTGGTGCTTTCGGTGGCCGGCGCCTTCAGGAAGGGCAAGAGCTTTCTGCTCGACTTCATGTTGCGATACATGTACAGAAAG GGTGACGAAAACTGGCTGGGTAACGACGACGAGCCCCTGACGGGATTCTCCTGGCGAGGTGGCTCGGAACCGGAGACGACCGGCATCCAGATCTGGAGCGAGGTCTTCCCCATCCAGAAAAGTGATGGAAGCGAG GTGGCAGTAGTGCTTATGGACACTCAGGGAGCTTTTGATAACCAGTCCACAGTGAAAGACTGTGCCACCATCTTTGCCCTCAGCACCATGACCAGCTCCATTCAG ATTTACAATTTGTCCCAGAACATCCAAGAAGATGACCTGCAGCAGCTACAG CTTTTCACCGAGTACGGCCGGCTGGCCTTGGATGAAATCTTCCTGAAGCCTTTCCAG TCCTTGATGTTCCTCATCCGCGACTGGAGCTTCCCCTACGAGTACACGTACGGCTTTAAAGGAGGCAACGAATTCCTGGAGAAACGATTACAG GTCAAGGAGGCCCAGCACGAGGAGCTGCAAACGGTGAGGGAGCACATCCACTCCTGCTTCACCAACATTTCCTGCTTCCTGCTGCCACACCCTGGTTTGAGAGTTGCCACCAGCCCGACTTTTGAAGGACAACTTAATG CGGTGGCACCAGAGTTCAAAGAGCAGCTGAAGATTTTGATCCCCGATCTCCTGCATCCCGACAACCTGGCCGAGAAGGAGATCAATGGAAACAAAGTCACCTGCAGAGGCCTGCTGGAGTACTTCAAG GCTTACATCAAGATTTACCAGGGAGAGGACTTGCCCCAGCCAAAGAGTATGCTCATG GCGACAGCGGAGGCCAACAACCTGGCAGCCGTGGCGTCGAGTAAAGATCAGTATTACAGGAACATGGAGAAG ATGTGTGGCGGAGACCTGCCCTATGTGTCTCCTGAGTCACTGGAGGAGAAGCACCAATTTTACTTCAAGGAGGCtctcttctccttctcctccaccaAGAAGATGGGCGGCCAGGAGTTTTGCGACCGCTACCAAGAGCAGCTGGAGAAGGAGCTGGTGGAGATGTGGGAGTCGTTCAGCAAGCACAACGAG tcAAAGAATCTGTTCAGTGCATTCCGAACTCCAGCCGTGCTGTTCGTGCTCGTGTGCCTCCTGTACGTGCTGTCGGGTGTGCTGCTCTTCGTGGGCCTGTCCACCTTCGCCCTGGTGTGCGACTGCGTCCTGGGCTTGGTCATGATGTCCATGCTGACTTGGGCCTTCATCCGCTACTCGGGCCGCTACCGGGATGTGGGCGGAGCCATCGACCAGGCGGCGGGCACCGTGCTGGAACAG GCCACGGTGGTGCTGAACAAGTCGAGAGGACAGAGGCTTTCCACCATGAAGAAATCCAGTTAG
- the si:ch211-145o7.3 gene encoding forkhead box protein N2 isoform X2, with the protein MMENLCHTLAPLCPCPAAFGGPFSPSCHMTSLPLSPISFPPSPTTAESLPSSSSSSSSSSYCSPLSNCMVSQHLECPPGTWDQDDLTCLSWLHQRGNLLPLQPIPKVTLPQTREESIRDPASAKPPYSFSSLIFMAIEDSTDKRLPVKDIYGWIVDKFPYYRTASAGWRNSVRHNLSLSKSFRRMDRDKSQSAGKGSLWRVNPDHRTSLLEVLRKTHAYHSNSSSLINKPALLEDVDYGVSVVCDSMEMSDCLPHTLMLSLPSPHSPSQDNPAFSDHPDFPLTPEHEELVAIEPVEYQAEDLGGDLDKDPLADSGYIELHYYQSPEYQYLVLPDDTELDLETVEILQLDAEAQEAAGSLLDLAGSGYQ; encoded by the exons ATGATGGAGAACCTGTGCCACACCCTGGCGCCATTATGCCCTTGTCCCGCTGCATTTGGGGGGCCTTTCTCCCCCTCTTGCCACATGACCTCCCTTCCCCTGTCGCCCATCTCCTTCCCGCCGTCACCGACCACAGCTGAATCGCTcccatcttcctcctcttcttcttcctcctcctcctactGCTCTCCGCTTTCTAACTGCATGGTGTCCCAACATCTGGAGTGTCCCCCGGGCACGTGGGACCAGGATGACCTGACGTGCCTCAGCTGGTTACACCAACGCGGCAACCTTCTCCCACTCCAGCCGATTCCTAAAGTGACGCTGCCTCAGACCCGGGAGGAGTCCATACGGGACCCCGCTTCAGCCAAGCCGCCGTACTCCTTCAGTAGCCTGATTTTCATGGCCATAGAGGACTCAACGGACAAGAGGCTCCCGGTGAAGGACATTTACGGCTGGATTGTGGACAAGTTTCCCTACTACAGGACGGCCAGCGCAGGGTGGAGGAACTCGGTCAGGCACAAtctgtccttgagcaagagcTTCCGCCGCATGGATAGGGACAAAAGTCAG TCGGCAGGGAAAGGATCTCTGTGGCGCGTGAATCCAGATCATCGAACGTCGCTGTTGGAAGTTCTTCGGAAGACGCACGCCTAccacagcaacagcagcagcctcATAAACAAACCTGCCTT GTTGGAAGACGTGGACTATGGCGTGTCTGTAGTGTGCGACTCCATGGAAATGTCAG ATTGCCTCCCTCACACCCTGATGCTGTCGCTGCCGTCGCCCCACAGCCCCAGCCAGGATAATCCCGCTTTCTCCGACCACCCGGATTTCCCCTTGACACCGGAGCACGAGGAGTTGGTGGCCATCGAGCCAGTGGAATACCAAGCGGAGGATCTGGGCGGGGATTTGGACAAAGACCCACTGGCCGACAGCGGCTACATCGAGCTGCACTACTACCAGTCCCCCGAGTACCAGTATCTGGTCTTGCCCGATGACACCGAGCTGGACCTGGAGACGGTGGAGATTCTGCAACTGGACGCCGAGGCGCAGGAGGCGGCCGGCTCGCTGCTGGATTTAGCAGGGAGCGGATATCAATAG
- the si:ch211-145o7.3 gene encoding forkhead box protein N2 isoform X1 — translation MMENLCHTLAPLCPCPAAFGGPFSPSCHMTSLPLSPISFPPSPTTAESLPSSSSSSSSSSYCSPLSNCMVSQHLECPPGTWDQDDLTCLSWLHQRGNLLPLQPIPKVTLPQTREESIRDPASAKPPYSFSSLIFMAIEDSTDKRLPVKDIYGWIVDKFPYYRTASAGWRNSVRHNLSLSKSFRRMDRDKSQSAGKGSLWRVNPDHRTSLLEVLRKTHAYHSNSSSLINKPALLEDVDYGVSVVCDSMEMSGCGLLSLPDCLPHTLMLSLPSPHSPSQDNPAFSDHPDFPLTPEHEELVAIEPVEYQAEDLGGDLDKDPLADSGYIELHYYQSPEYQYLVLPDDTELDLETVEILQLDAEAQEAAGSLLDLAGSGYQ, via the exons ATGATGGAGAACCTGTGCCACACCCTGGCGCCATTATGCCCTTGTCCCGCTGCATTTGGGGGGCCTTTCTCCCCCTCTTGCCACATGACCTCCCTTCCCCTGTCGCCCATCTCCTTCCCGCCGTCACCGACCACAGCTGAATCGCTcccatcttcctcctcttcttcttcctcctcctcctactGCTCTCCGCTTTCTAACTGCATGGTGTCCCAACATCTGGAGTGTCCCCCGGGCACGTGGGACCAGGATGACCTGACGTGCCTCAGCTGGTTACACCAACGCGGCAACCTTCTCCCACTCCAGCCGATTCCTAAAGTGACGCTGCCTCAGACCCGGGAGGAGTCCATACGGGACCCCGCTTCAGCCAAGCCGCCGTACTCCTTCAGTAGCCTGATTTTCATGGCCATAGAGGACTCAACGGACAAGAGGCTCCCGGTGAAGGACATTTACGGCTGGATTGTGGACAAGTTTCCCTACTACAGGACGGCCAGCGCAGGGTGGAGGAACTCGGTCAGGCACAAtctgtccttgagcaagagcTTCCGCCGCATGGATAGGGACAAAAGTCAG TCGGCAGGGAAAGGATCTCTGTGGCGCGTGAATCCAGATCATCGAACGTCGCTGTTGGAAGTTCTTCGGAAGACGCACGCCTAccacagcaacagcagcagcctcATAAACAAACCTGCCTT GTTGGAAGACGTGGACTATGGCGTGTCTGTAGTGTGCGACTCCATGGAAATGTCAG GCTGCGGTCTTTTGTCCCTTCCAGATTGCCTCCCTCACACCCTGATGCTGTCGCTGCCGTCGCCCCACAGCCCCAGCCAGGATAATCCCGCTTTCTCCGACCACCCGGATTTCCCCTTGACACCGGAGCACGAGGAGTTGGTGGCCATCGAGCCAGTGGAATACCAAGCGGAGGATCTGGGCGGGGATTTGGACAAAGACCCACTGGCCGACAGCGGCTACATCGAGCTGCACTACTACCAGTCCCCCGAGTACCAGTATCTGGTCTTGCCCGATGACACCGAGCTGGACCTGGAGACGGTGGAGATTCTGCAACTGGACGCCGAGGCGCAGGAGGCGGCCGGCTCGCTGCTGGATTTAGCAGGGAGCGGATATCAATAG
- the yif1a gene encoding protein YIF1A isoform X2 gives MLFDDTSTSGMNTQGYYTPGYNMAGPPSDMQAGATNLFADPMANAAVMYGSSLANQGKDMVNKEISRFMSVNKLKYFFAVDTRYVLKKLMILMFPYTHQDWEVRYHRDTPLTPRQDVNAPDLYIPTMAFITYILLAGMALGIQKRFSPEVLGLCASTALVWVIIEVLVMLLSLYLLTVHSDLSTFDLLAYSGYKYVGMIFTVLCGLLFGSDGYFVALAWSSCALMFFIVRSLKMKILTSLTSDSMSTNTSAKPQVRMYITMVTALFQPIIIYWLTSHLVR, from the exons ATGTTGTTCGATGACACCAGCACCTCAGGCATGAACACTCAGGGCTATTACACTCCAGGCTACAACATGGCGGGGCCCCCGAGCGACATGCAAGCGGGAGCCACCAACTTGTTTGCCGATCCCATGGCCAACGCCGCAGTCATGTACGGGTCGTCCTTGGCCAACCAAGGCAAGGACATGGTTAACAAAGAG ATTAGCAGATTTATGTCTGTAAACAAGCTGAAATATTTCTTTGCTGTGGACACCAGATACGTGCTGAAGAAACTCATGATCCTCATGTTCCCTTACACGCATCAG GATTGGGAAGTTCGCTACCATCGAGACACTCCGCTAACCCCAAGACAAGACGTCAACGCACCTGATCTTTACATACCAA CAATGGCTTTTATTACCTACATTTTACTGGCTGGAATGGCCCTTGGCATTCAGAAAAG GTTCAGTCCCGAGGTGCTAGGACTCTGCGCCAGCACGGCCTTGGTGTGGGTCATCATTGAGGTCTTGGTGATGCTCCTCAGTTTGTACTTGCTGACAGTACACAGCGACCTCTCCACTTTTGACCTTCTTGCCTACAGCGGATACAAATATGTCGG AATGATCTTCACCGTGCTCTGCGGCTTGCTATTTGGCAGCGACGGCTACTTTGTGGCGCTAGCCTGGTCCTCTTGTGCCCTTATGTTCTTCATT GTGCGTTCCCTGAAAATGAAGATCCTGACgtcgctgacgtcggactccaTGTCCACCAACACCAGCGCCAAACCCCAAGTGCGCATGTACATCACCATGGTGACCGCCCTCTTTCAGCCCATCATCATTTACTGGTTAACCTCTCACCTGGTCAGGTGA
- the yif1a gene encoding protein YIF1A isoform X1 yields the protein MDLPHHGYRASKQRGRGTPTGAESMLFDDTSTSGMNTQGYYTPGYNMAGPPSDMQAGATNLFADPMANAAVMYGSSLANQGKDMVNKEISRFMSVNKLKYFFAVDTRYVLKKLMILMFPYTHQDWEVRYHRDTPLTPRQDVNAPDLYIPTMAFITYILLAGMALGIQKRFSPEVLGLCASTALVWVIIEVLVMLLSLYLLTVHSDLSTFDLLAYSGYKYVGMIFTVLCGLLFGSDGYFVALAWSSCALMFFIVRSLKMKILTSLTSDSMSTNTSAKPQVRMYITMVTALFQPIIIYWLTSHLVR from the exons ATGGATTTGCCACATCACGGATACCGAGCAA GTAAACAGAGGGGCCGCGGCACTCCTACGGGCGCCGAGTCCATGTTGTTCGATGACACCAGCACCTCAGGCATGAACACTCAGGGCTATTACACTCCAGGCTACAACATGGCGGGGCCCCCGAGCGACATGCAAGCGGGAGCCACCAACTTGTTTGCCGATCCCATGGCCAACGCCGCAGTCATGTACGGGTCGTCCTTGGCCAACCAAGGCAAGGACATGGTTAACAAAGAG ATTAGCAGATTTATGTCTGTAAACAAGCTGAAATATTTCTTTGCTGTGGACACCAGATACGTGCTGAAGAAACTCATGATCCTCATGTTCCCTTACACGCATCAG GATTGGGAAGTTCGCTACCATCGAGACACTCCGCTAACCCCAAGACAAGACGTCAACGCACCTGATCTTTACATACCAA CAATGGCTTTTATTACCTACATTTTACTGGCTGGAATGGCCCTTGGCATTCAGAAAAG GTTCAGTCCCGAGGTGCTAGGACTCTGCGCCAGCACGGCCTTGGTGTGGGTCATCATTGAGGTCTTGGTGATGCTCCTCAGTTTGTACTTGCTGACAGTACACAGCGACCTCTCCACTTTTGACCTTCTTGCCTACAGCGGATACAAATATGTCGG AATGATCTTCACCGTGCTCTGCGGCTTGCTATTTGGCAGCGACGGCTACTTTGTGGCGCTAGCCTGGTCCTCTTGTGCCCTTATGTTCTTCATT GTGCGTTCCCTGAAAATGAAGATCCTGACgtcgctgacgtcggactccaTGTCCACCAACACCAGCGCCAAACCCCAAGTGCGCATGTACATCACCATGGTGACCGCCCTCTTTCAGCCCATCATCATTTACTGGTTAACCTCTCACCTGGTCAGGTGA